The region ATCATGGTATGATATATTTTACTGTCTATGTACAATTACATCTGAACATTTCTGTTATTCCTGTGACACTTTGATTTGAGACGTTATACTATACAAATATTTGTAGtttatttttaaaacaaacaaTGTTTTTGTCTTAACAATTTACATTTGTGATAAAAGTCCTGAATAGAAGTTAGCTGATGAACCGTTTCTTCTATTTATCAATCTCTCTCATTCTTTTTGTTTTGTAGTTTTTCAAGTGGAGGTGAAGATGGATACGTACGTTTACATCACTTTGACCAGGAGTATTTCAATATCAAAATTTAGTGCTCGAGATAATTTCTGCTCATATAAAGTGTCGTTCCTAGAAGTTAGATTTCAATTCCTTTCACAATATATATTAGTGACACAGTTTTGTACTAAAGTTTTTACTGTAATCCTTTTGCCATAACATTATGAATGAATTTTGGTTGGAGTTGAACTCCCATATTGTAAGTTTTTCATCCCAAATCTTTTGATTTGGGACAAGCTTTGGCATATCTGTTTGATAATGCAAAGGTTTCACTAACAAGATTGCACAATGTGAATGCAAAGATAAATGCTGGTGTAAACTTCCGCCGTGACAAGTTATCTtaaatttgttttcttttttcttttgcaagttctagCTCTAGCTTTGGTATTTTGTTTAGTAGTGATGTAATTGTGAGTAATCTATATCGACTGTTGAGGTTGTATCTGAACGTCCTCTTGCAAAATTATGGCTCTGTTATACTACTAGAGCTAATGAGAACCCAATATACTACTAGAGCTGTTTGATGTGAAAATCAATATAAAAACGGTATGAGTATAACAGAGTGAGAGTGGGGCTTGTCCCCAATCCCCATGCTTGCATACCCTAGATTAGGTTTAAGAAGTCACAAATTTCACTcagaaaaaatcaatcaaaatcgACAATCCAGATCAAATCTAACAAAAAAAACCAATTGTTTTGATTCAGTTTAAAAATCAAATCAATACAACCGAATTGATGACTATAAATACCAAACTGCTCCTCTGATTTGTCTGCTACCACTGTTTCTCTTGTCATTCTTATTCTTATAGGTTATGGTTGTCTTATTTGAGTTTTATTCGTTAGTTTTTATAAAATAGTTTTGATGTGTGAAATATCTTAATCTATGTGTATTGACACCTTTTGTGTTTATTGTTGTGTTTTATTTATTACATCTTTTGTGTTTATTATTGTGTTTTATTTGTTAAACTTTTAAATCGCTTCTCAACCTAAAAATTTCTATTTGATAATGCATTTGAAAGTTATATCAATACTTGGTATGAATTAGGAACAACTTGTGAGTTGTTTGAAAGTTAgaacataaaatatattatatataatgtattatttgaaaaaataatagtataaaataaaataaaaaaaatatgcAATGAATatgatattttaaaaaaatattataaacCGATCAATCAAATCAAATTGGTTAGTTtggtttaatttcatttttaaaaaggatttaattgaaatatacTGACACTAATTGAAATACACTGATAGTATAAAAAGATTTTATATCGTCAGTTAATCCTAGACATTAGATATTGAAATAcgtttgacttttattttaaaaacatataaagTTATGCAAATGGATGATAGTGATGAATAAACAGTATAATATAGTAATTACTCCCttttaaaaaacataaaaaaaacaaaCGAAATCCGATGAAGATTTATCAATTCAAACAATTTTTTGATAAAAGATCGGTCCAAACCGCACTAATTACTcatttatttatatatatatatatatatatatatatatatatatatatataatatatatatatatatatatatatatatatatatatatatatatatatatatatatatatatatatatatatttatttttgttatgGCAACCGGTAAAAAGAAATTAGATGGTTATATGGTTGTTTAATATTATAAGTTGTCACATTTTTAATATTAACTACTATTAAACTTAGTTAACAATGAATTTGAAAATCTTTGATCATAATTCTTAGGTATTCACATACATGATATTTACTACTCCATTTGTCTCATTTTATAATTCATTTGTGCTGtgtataatttttttaaaatcaattaatacggttgattttaataataaaataaaatttattttaaaacatttttattattaataataattaaaataattaaataaattgaactaaacaaataaataatttgataaaaaaGTTACAAAATTTGTTTCGAAATCATTTAAACTTGAGAAACATCCCAAAGATTGAAAAAAAATCTTTATTTTATTTAGAGAATGAATAAACAAATACTTCATCAATTGGGTCTTTAAAtgattaaaattaatttttttcaaCTATCTAGCTTTTAAATAACTTTATATAGATATTAAAtatttaaatgaaataatattATAGTTTTTAAACTtgattttaatagtttaaagACTAAATTGATAAGATATAGTACCTTGTTTATTGTTAGAGAAACTGTGGACATAGACTAGTTATGGGCTAGCATAAACCGAGTTTAGGCCCATTAAGCTGGAGTATTTATATTTATCCAGAAGAAGAATAAGAGGTTAGGAAATTGggagaaagaaaaaaaatggCGTTGCATTGGTTAGAAGCTGTACTTCCTCTCGGAATCATTGCCGGAATGCTCTGTGTTGCCGGAAACGCTCAGTACTACATCCACAGAGCCGCTCACGGCCGACCTAAACACATCGGTAACGACTTGTGGGATGTCGCCATGGAACGAAGGGACAAGAAGCTCGTTGATCAAGCTTCTAATTAATCACAGGTACCAAACCCTAACGAATTTTATTCATGTAGATTTATATGTTAATTTGAATAGTTCATATGTGAAGCTTCAAAATAGGGTGTTCACGCGGTGATTTAACCTAATCTATTGTGATAGAGTTCAAAATCAGTTGAAATCTGACTCAGCACCGGTTTATCCATATGTATACCAAATCAATTGATTTAAAAGTCATTAAACAATTATGATAGATCCATCAGAAGAAATTAAAAAAGCTTTGGTGTTTTTTTTTACATAGAAAAGATGACTAAATCTAATGAAGAAATGAAGAAATTGGGGGGAAATGGAATTATCAACCTACATTTGGTTTCTTTAGAGTACAGATGGTCCAATTCACTCTTTTGGTTGAGATGAGGAAATTTGGGCGACATGTAACTTTTAAGGTGTAGAGTGGATGCTATGGTGTTGATCTCTGCAAAAGATATGGCTTTGGTGGTAGAATTGGAGGATGAGGACTTTGGTTAAGTAGGGTGAAAAGGAGATGGAGGCAGTGAGAGTTAGAGTGAGTAAAGACTGTGGTGAAGAAAGTTAAAAGAAGAAAAGCCAGAGGCAGTGAGGGAAAAAGGGTATATGAGTGTTTGAAACCGGTAACAAAACCTAAACTACAAAACGGCACCCAAATAATGGGTTTAGGTCTTGTATTAGTTTGGTTTTTTAGTAAATTGGTCTAGTCTTTAAAAATGTTTGCAGCCTGGTTACTGGATGAGTTAAGGGTAATTGAACGGGACTCACAGGCAGAAATGCAAGACCATTTCATTCTAAGTGGTTGTTTAGAAGTTTATCCAAAAGGGTTCTATATAACATTCTATATAACACACTCATTTATGCCAGAGCCTTTTGAGCTTTAAGTGTGGACAATACATGTGTACATTTATTTTGTGCTGAGATTTAACTTAATAGAGGAATTGGGACAGCAATAACCGATCTCTAGACCATATAATAACTAGGGAGGATTCTCATGCCATATAAATTGGCTATATCAAAATCTTAAACTATTTGGTGAAGATACCTCTAAGATAAAGAAGTTAATTTCTTTTGGTTGTGTGGGATATCTGCAACAACTTGGGTCCATGGCTAGTTGAGATGTTATAAAATTTAGATATAATTTCTTGTCACTATCGGATCTCATACACCAGTATATAAATTGACTTAGCGTGGATACCAACAGTAACCATCTATATGATTAGATACCGTATGAATAGGTGGTCTTAGCAAACTTTTTAGTTAAGATGCTTATGGCGGCTATTCAGAGGGTTTTCTTTGTTGGATATTCAGAATCAGCGGCAATTTAATTCTCGTTGATATCCTTTTTCTTTTGCTTTTATATTTTCTATATTTTATGGAACATCCTTTTATCCTGACTAAAAAAATAAAGAATTTGCAATTTGATAACTAAAAGAACAATATTAGGATGATTTCTTCATGATCTGAGAATCATGTGCTCCATGTTTGATTTTCTTTATGTATGGAATCATCAACCGGTTCATAACTTTTATGTTTCTAAATGTAGGTTGTTTGATTTTCTTTATGTATGGAATCATCAACCCGTTCATAACTTTTATGTTTCTAAATGTAGGTTGTTTAATCAGCGTGTTTGTGAAGAGAATAAATTGCTTAAACGATGCTCTCCAACTGTTCCAAGGAAGCAAAGTAGATCTCTACAATTAAATTTCCatattttcaatattttcttGTATGAAATTTGACATAAGCATTATGATATACATATCTGATCAATTGTTTTTTGTTAGTTGAATATGGTGAAATAGACCTGTGATCTTTTTGTGATGCTTTATTATAATATCGGTTGCTTTTTAGATCATTGAGCAATTTTGTGTTTCAACACATATAGTGGTATTGTTTGGCGATgaataatatataataaaacaGCTTGTGTCCCCACCGACCTTTGTTTTTAAACCAATCCCAATCCCCACCGACCTTTGTTTTTAAACCAATCCCAATCCCCAATCCACACCTTCAGCAAGAGGACAGAAAATTGGAAAAAGAGGTCACTATGGCAAATTGATAGTATATATGTAAGCTGCATTAGAAAGGTATCATAGATATTGGAAGGTTGAATGGAAGATAGATATGATATTGTGAAAGCTACACAGTAAACAAAGGTTTGCGTTTTTGTATGGGATTAAGAGctgataatttttttaaattttttccgTAGTGATCTTGTCTAGTTAAGTTGCTCTGTTTGCATGATCTACCATGGTGCTAGAGTCCCTTGAAATCAATCTTGTTAAAAAGCTGGTATAGTTGAACTATAGTGTAGCAGAATTTGGACAAACTGTCGTTGTTTTTGTGATACACTGTTCAGCAGAATTTTGACAAATGGCTATTGTTTATGTTATTTAGTAACCAAATGTTGTCAAATAGCCACTATAATACTATTGCAAAACGGAATTTTAACAAACCCTTATTTTCTGTCATCTACAATTGATAACACTTCTTGAAGGACATCAACATATAATACTTTTTTATGTAGTGTGTCATCCGAGCCTTTTGCTAGAATTTTTGAATGGCTTGCTTTTTTTCTACCAGTGTTACCGTTTATTTGCAGATTGGTGCTGCTTGGCATCAATACTTTCAATCTATAAGCTTAAATTTCACACCATTGaaatgcatatatatatatacgcATAGAAAAAGATTTAGAAAAAAAGGTAATACTAGCAGCACCAATCTTAACCAATTAAAAAGGTAACTAAATATAAGCTTTCAATCTATAAgctttttttaatttatttagaaaaatataagCCAATTAAAAAGGTAACTAAATATAAGCTTTCAATCTATAAGCTTTTTTAAatttatttagaaaaatataagCAAATTTTAATCTAAGTAATTTTAAAAGACTTACTTCAAATCTTAAGCATTTATACACTATGTAGCACAGTCACATGCATGCAGTTGTTTATACATTATATAGTatttaacatttattttaaaatataattttattaaGACATATAATTATGCATCAAATTATAAATTTATTTTGAGAATCATAAATTTATTTTATAGTAATCTCTCTAAACACAAAATCGTGTTTTCCTCTCTATATGTGTGACATCATAAATCTCAAAATAATATATTTCATATTTATAAAAATCAAAAGTGTTCAAATCTAATAAAATTTACAAATTTCAAATTTTTGAGATAAAATACATCTCTTCGTCCACTTACATATTACAAATGATTAAAAAAATCAAACTAAAACAATTCTACATCATTATACTGAATATAAGtaaaaacattttaaaaataattttttcaaCCTGATGTCACATATCAGAACGGAGTTTCTCCCAAACTTGAACTACAAGACTCATTAACCTATATTTTTACCACGATTTTGCAAATGCAAGGACAAGATAGACAAACACAAACATAAAAGGGTGAATTTCGAAAATATGTAACATCATAAAATAACGTTataatataaaatcatagttaACAAAGACCATCAACATCAAATATAATTCACAATTTCAAGATATACTTATTCTCATCTTAAAACAACGTGAATAAAAACAATTAATCACTActataaaataaatcttttttAACACCAATATTCCAACCGTCTTCTGTTAACTTTGATAATAATTTTTACgatttcaattttatttttta is a window of Lathyrus oleraceus cultivar Zhongwan6 chromosome 6, CAAS_Psat_ZW6_1.0, whole genome shotgun sequence DNA encoding:
- the LOC127097203 gene encoding NADH dehydrogenase [ubiquinone] 1 alpha subcomplex subunit 1, encoding MALHWLEAVLPLGIIAGMLCVAGNAQYYIHRAAHGRPKHIGNDLWDVAMERRDKKLVDQASN